From Crassaminicella indica, one genomic window encodes:
- a CDS encoding sugar phosphate nucleotidyltransferase codes for MIVIKAVIMAGGKGTRLRPLTCGIPKPMVPIFNKPVMEYSIELLKKYNIDDIAVTMAYLPSVITDYFGSGKEWKVKLNYFIEEIPLGTGGSVKNAEEFLDDTFIVISGDALTDINIKKAVQFHRDKKSKATLILKKVSVPLEYGVVITDETGKVIRFLEKPSWGEVFSDTVNTGIYILEPEVLDDYKKGDNFDFSKDLFPKLLKEQVPMYGYIMEDYWNDIGDLNSYMKTQFDILEGKVKVKLNCDEVQKGIWIDEGTKIGENVKLYPPVYIGKNTIVGDAVGIHPYTIIGENCEIGKEATLKRSILWKNIKIGGNTHLSGTTVCSNTQIKNGVNIYENSAVGSGTLLSKGVIVKPNIKIWPDKKIEEDTIVSQNLVWGTKQRKTIFGYKDVSGNINIDITPEFASRLGSAFASNLEKEATIIVSSDKSNACDIIKNSFISGILSTGAGVINLKDASMPMNRFAVRHYDADGGIHIRLDPYEKDLAHIEFVDENGANIDRNMERKIENLLNRDDFKRCSVENIKSVMHVDNFSSLYMKNGIKLMSDISKIKRCNPKVMISSTCKNVLNLSESFFQSMGCQVQCEYDLYKYKSLDEYIADFSSKIQKNTENIGMILSSNGENMILIDEKGRIIDKEMYTLLVTNILLKLGISKEIIVPYTAPKVIDKMVSSFQGKVIRTKTAPSYIMKEMLKNDYEENMYLQYILNYDAILAAGKIIDFLISRDCSLSDLVDELPDFYLIKKEIACDWQDKGRVIKEMIINHKGTNMELFEGIKINNDKGWALILPDSERAVFNVYTEGLSEEYAKELSTQFSQKVENILNNN; via the coding sequence GTGATCGTTATTAAAGCAGTAATTATGGCAGGTGGAAAAGGAACAAGATTAAGACCTCTTACTTGTGGGATTCCAAAGCCAATGGTTCCTATTTTCAATAAGCCTGTAATGGAATATTCAATTGAATTATTAAAAAAATATAATATTGATGATATAGCTGTTACTATGGCTTATCTTCCTTCCGTTATAACAGATTATTTTGGAAGTGGAAAAGAATGGAAGGTGAAGCTTAATTATTTTATAGAAGAGATTCCTCTTGGAACAGGTGGAAGTGTGAAAAATGCAGAAGAGTTTTTAGATGATACCTTTATTGTCATCAGTGGAGATGCATTGACAGATATAAATATAAAAAAAGCAGTGCAGTTTCATAGAGATAAAAAATCAAAGGCAACTTTGATATTAAAGAAAGTTTCTGTTCCATTAGAATATGGAGTAGTCATTACAGATGAAACAGGAAAAGTTATCAGATTTTTAGAAAAACCAAGCTGGGGAGAAGTATTTAGTGATACTGTTAATACTGGCATTTATATATTAGAGCCAGAAGTATTAGATGATTATAAAAAAGGGGATAACTTTGATTTTAGCAAAGATCTTTTCCCCAAATTATTAAAAGAGCAAGTGCCTATGTATGGATATATTATGGAAGATTATTGGAACGATATTGGGGATTTGAATTCTTATATGAAAACTCAATTTGACATATTAGAAGGGAAGGTGAAAGTAAAATTAAATTGTGATGAAGTACAAAAGGGGATATGGATTGATGAAGGAACAAAAATAGGAGAAAATGTGAAGCTATATCCTCCTGTTTATATAGGAAAAAATACTATTGTAGGGGATGCGGTAGGTATTCACCCATATACTATTATTGGAGAAAATTGTGAGATCGGAAAAGAAGCTACTTTAAAAAGGAGTATATTGTGGAAAAATATCAAAATAGGAGGGAACACCCATTTAAGTGGTACAACTGTTTGTAGCAATACACAAATTAAAAATGGCGTAAATATATATGAGAATTCTGCTGTAGGAAGTGGAACTCTATTATCAAAAGGAGTTATTGTAAAACCTAATATAAAGATTTGGCCAGATAAAAAAATTGAAGAAGATACGATAGTCAGTCAAAATTTAGTATGGGGAACTAAGCAAAGAAAAACTATTTTTGGCTATAAGGACGTGTCAGGAAATATTAATATAGATATTACACCAGAATTTGCTTCAAGACTTGGTTCAGCATTTGCTTCAAATCTAGAGAAGGAAGCGACAATTATTGTCAGCAGTGATAAATCTAATGCATGTGATATTATAAAAAATTCTTTTATATCAGGAATTCTTTCAACGGGTGCAGGTGTAATTAATCTAAAAGATGCTTCTATGCCTATGAATAGATTTGCTGTAAGGCACTATGATGCAGATGGAGGTATTCACATTCGTTTAGATCCTTACGAGAAGGATTTAGCACATATTGAGTTTGTAGATGAAAATGGTGCCAATATAGACAGAAATATGGAGAGAAAGATAGAAAATTTGTTAAATAGAGATGATTTTAAAAGATGTAGTGTTGAAAATATAAAAAGTGTCATGCATGTAGATAATTTTTCATCTTTATATATGAAAAATGGTATAAAGCTTATGAGCGATATATCTAAAATTAAGAGATGTAATCCTAAGGTAATGATTAGTTCAACGTGCAAAAATGTTTTAAATCTATCAGAAAGCTTTTTTCAATCTATGGGCTGTCAAGTACAGTGTGAGTATGATTTATATAAATATAAAAGCTTAGATGAATATATAGCAGATTTCTCTAGTAAAATACAGAAAAATACAGAAAATATAGGAATGATTCTCAGTAGTAATGGAGAAAATATGATACTGATTGATGAAAAAGGCAGAATTATTGATAAAGAAATGTATACACTTTTGGTTACAAATATTTTATTAAAGCTCGGCATTAGCAAAGAGATTATCGTTCCATATACAGCTCCTAAAGTAATTGATAAAATGGTAAGCTCCTTTCAAGGAAAAGTTATAAGAACTAAAACTGCTCCTAGCTATATTATGAAGGAAATGCTAAAGAATGATTATGAAGAAAATATGTACCTACAGTATATTTTAAATTATGATGCTATTTTAGCAGCAGGAAAAATCATTGACTTTTTAATTAGCAGAGATTGCTCTTTAAGTGATTTAGTTGATGAACTTCCAGATTTTTATCTGATTAAAAAAGAAATTGCATGCGATTGGCAGGATAAAGGAAGAGTTATTAAAGAGATGATAATTAATCATAAAGGAACAAATATGGAACTTTTTGAAGGGATAAAGATTAATAATGATAAGGGCTGGGCATTGATTCTTCCTGATAGTGAAAGAGCTGTATTTAATGTTTATACAGAAGGGCTTTCAGAAGAATATGCAAAGGAGCTTTCCACTCAGTTTAGTCAAAAGGTAGAGAATATATTAAATAATAATTAG
- a CDS encoding GH36-type glycosyl hydrolase domain-containing protein, producing MFLKKNYRIESHEKIEMKDVLLNNDELNHHALEIAKSHVISKKRGKIKPLLARLNHNFKIITSIYTGLNAEAKRGNELSPASEWLLDNYYKIEEQVQVIRQSLTKDKALKLPILENGYLKGYPRVYSIALELVSHTDGRLDEALLVNFIKAYQFHKVLAIGEIWAISLMIRLALVEKIRNISEKIYENQEQWKKVERIQGKDQATILEHVKREFENMESFSPSYIEHLFKKLRMEGIESGQVIDTIEKKLMELDTSIHKVIELEHKEQAARKISIGNAIISLNMVSKLDWNDIFESLSRVEEILREDPLNIYQAMDFASRNYYRHEIEKISKMCHASEIKVARKALEYAKNTTDHHGKDKEKHVGYYIADEGRKKLLQALNCKNTNIYFHDYPLSVYLAPIIFITGCISLILASYAYSVSHNIFLSILAGIISLIPASDLAVNCINWIVTYKFEPAFLPKLEYKEGITEDAATIVVIPTLIPNEKILEELLEKLEVYYLGNKDKNIYFAIAGDFKDGEREKEPQDEMIINKALQGVKALNDKYSEDKEIFFYFHRYRQFCEKQKKWMGWERKRGALVELNELLTESKSTSYSIISGDLSHIIGKIKYVITIDADTILPMDSAKKLIGTIAHPLNRGILNKEKGIVEEGYGLIQPRISVDVESASKSTFTRVFAGQGGIDPYTTASSDVYQDLFGEGIFTGKGIYDLSLFHETLRDAIPDNTVLSHDLLEGSYVRVALTTDIELIDGYPSRYSSFMMRLHRWIRGDWQLIRYLFPTIKNRMGKAVNNPLSKLSKWKMLDNLRRSLVSVSLLFLFIFGLIAFPGKSFVWVGFGLFTIFFPCFIESLNNLLNKYYKTTRERTNGNLIYGLRAVCYQALLNFIFLPYHAFMMLDGIVRTLYRVYISKKNLLEWTTAADVEKRLKNDTVSFIKRMKVSIFISIFLWLLVWAILPNHLVYATVIGFVWAVSPVIAYIVSKEAVKKTQLNDEDAAILRRLARKTWSYYEDFAGELDNYLPPDNYQEDPPNGIAHRTSPTNIGFLLLATLSARDFGYISTTKMVERIERTLSTIERLETWKGHLYNWYDTKTLEVLRPFFVSTVDSGNLIGYMITLKEGLLEYIKRPILDKNILLGIKDTLSLTKEASYIENISLILEKEQLTLKDWKQLFNDFENMDKSSYWHKKLYNMIDDFKKEIDLFFVATKVNEKGYEKLKEKLEAINGAVSLIELNSIYKEILEDINKISKKNSQGALIALKNRIFTANEYIEEKIGQIKNLITRIERIIEATDFTELYDTKQNLFSIGYNVKEENLVNSYYDLLASEARLTSYIAIARKEVPKKHWAKLGRALSVVDGYRGLVSWTGTMFEYFMPPLIMKSYQNTLLDETYGTVIKAQKKYGQKRNVPWGTSESGYYAFDINLNYQYKAFGVPDLGLKRGLIHDMVISPYSTLLALPFDDKEAMKNIKRLIADGVEGDYGFYEAIDYTPERLPFGKKKGIIKSFMAHHQGMGFLALNNYLNENIMQKRFHGDPVMKSAEVLLQEKTPIRVIITKQYKEPIEPLEAPKKEEIYVVRKYRDLDSIIPRCHILSNGRYSIMITDGGSGYSKKENIQITRWREDRLTERYGSYIFLKNLNTNKVYTSAFDPMNVESDGYEVIFSLDKAEFMRTDDNIDTHTEIVVSSEDDAEIRKVTLTNHGNEVVVMELTSYFEIVLASQAADMAHPAFSNLFIRTEPILSYDSIIASRRPRLEEKNTVWMCHTMIVDGETVGNLEYETNRGNFIGRGRHIGNPFALSNSLTNTTGPVLDPIMSLRRKVKIDPGKSVVVSFITSIISSREEAIDMARKYHDLSSINRAFNLAYTRSIIETSYLNLKAEEIEVYQDMIPHILYLSPHRRKYEEILRQNKKGQSGLWAYGISGDIPIVLVSISRKEDIHIVHEALKAHEYWKIKGLSVDLIIFNEDKSSYLQPLQELLNETVFSKYGHDIMNKSGGIYIRNANIMPEEDRNLLYTVARIVLKGEKGSIRQQIEMNDKAINAFKEKDFKGENVSYTSYDEPLSVDYFNGYGGFSKDGMEYIIRLKEGCNTPAPWMNVIANENFGFQITENGSGFTWAENSRENKLTPWSNDPITDPPSEVIYIRDEDCGKYWSITPLPIREKESYTIRHGIGYSTFTHNSNGIVQKLNVFVPKSESVKISFIKLKNNSNTKKSLSSVYYIRPVLGVSDQITQQYITTQMDEKREVLLIKNKYNTDFPESCAFIASSEKILTYTGDREEFVGKREDLSNPKALRRENLSNSVGAGFDPCAAIQIFIELSPGEEKEFVFLLGHAKNIEKLDKIIESYKEVKSCKNALNEVKSYWKEILGTIKVKTPDKSMDLLINYWLMYQTIACRLWARSAFYQSGGAYGFRDQLQDAMNAMPVMPEALRKQILLHCAHQFVEGDVQHWWHPGAGEKGIRTKFSDDLLWLPLAIAEYVEYTGDTTILYEQVHFLEDNLLNEEEDERYGIPKISEEKASVYEHCIRAIERGLRVGEHGIPLMGSGDWNDGMNTVGNKGKGESIWLGWFLYDILNKFSNICEKMKEPDRARRYLEASKDIAKSIEENAWDGEWYRRAYFDDGRPLGSIENTECMIDSLAQSWAVISRGGREERKKIAMNSAERHLVKREEGMILLFTPPFDESDLNPGYIKGYVPGVRENGGQYTHAATWVINAFAMMGDGDKAWELYNMINPINHTRTPIECATYKVEPYVMAADVYAVNPHTGRGGWTWYTGAAGWMYRVGLEYILGVKKKGDILYINPCIPKEWKEYTIKYKYKATDYHIIVKNPKGVNMHIDKIIIDGAINKEKNIPLVDDKAIHKVEVILG from the coding sequence ATGTTCCTCAAAAAGAATTATAGAATAGAAAGTCATGAAAAAATAGAAATGAAAGATGTTTTACTCAATAATGATGAATTAAATCATCATGCTTTAGAGATTGCAAAATCTCATGTTATATCAAAAAAAAGGGGGAAGATTAAACCACTTTTAGCTAGATTAAATCACAACTTTAAAATAATTACTTCTATTTATACAGGATTGAATGCAGAAGCCAAAAGAGGAAATGAATTATCTCCTGCTTCTGAATGGCTGCTGGATAATTATTACAAAATTGAGGAACAAGTGCAGGTCATTAGACAAAGTCTTACAAAGGATAAAGCGCTAAAGCTCCCTATTTTAGAAAATGGATACTTAAAAGGTTATCCAAGAGTTTATAGTATAGCTCTTGAGTTAGTTTCACATACAGATGGAAGATTAGATGAAGCATTATTAGTGAACTTTATTAAAGCTTATCAATTTCATAAAGTTCTTGCTATAGGGGAAATTTGGGCGATTTCTTTGATGATTCGTCTTGCCCTTGTGGAGAAAATACGCAATATTAGTGAAAAAATATATGAAAACCAAGAACAGTGGAAAAAAGTTGAAAGAATACAAGGAAAAGATCAAGCAACTATTTTAGAGCATGTAAAAAGAGAATTTGAAAATATGGAGAGCTTTAGTCCTTCTTATATTGAACATCTGTTTAAGAAGCTTAGAATGGAAGGAATAGAGTCAGGACAGGTAATAGATACAATTGAAAAAAAATTAATGGAATTGGATACATCTATTCATAAAGTAATAGAGCTTGAGCATAAAGAACAAGCAGCAAGGAAAATATCTATAGGCAATGCTATTATTAGTTTAAATATGGTTTCAAAGCTGGATTGGAATGATATATTTGAGTCTTTATCTAGAGTTGAAGAAATACTAAGAGAAGACCCCTTAAACATTTATCAAGCAATGGATTTTGCTTCAAGGAATTATTATCGCCATGAAATTGAGAAAATTTCTAAAATGTGTCATGCTTCTGAGATAAAGGTAGCAAGAAAAGCTTTGGAATATGCAAAAAATACTACGGATCATCATGGAAAGGACAAAGAAAAACATGTAGGTTATTATATTGCTGATGAAGGAAGAAAAAAATTATTACAAGCTTTGAATTGCAAAAATACAAATATTTATTTTCATGATTATCCTCTTTCTGTATATTTAGCACCTATTATTTTTATCACAGGATGTATTTCGCTGATATTAGCTAGTTATGCTTATAGTGTGTCTCATAATATATTTTTGAGTATATTAGCAGGAATAATTAGTTTAATTCCTGCTAGTGATTTGGCGGTAAACTGCATCAACTGGATTGTTACATATAAATTTGAACCAGCCTTTTTACCTAAGCTCGAATATAAAGAAGGAATTACAGAAGATGCTGCTACTATTGTAGTTATTCCTACATTAATTCCCAATGAAAAAATTTTGGAAGAATTGTTAGAGAAGTTAGAAGTATATTATTTAGGAAACAAGGATAAAAACATATATTTTGCAATAGCAGGAGATTTTAAAGATGGTGAGCGTGAAAAAGAGCCTCAGGATGAAATGATTATTAATAAGGCATTACAAGGAGTAAAAGCATTAAATGATAAATATTCTGAGGATAAGGAAATATTTTTTTACTTTCATAGATATAGGCAATTTTGTGAGAAACAAAAAAAATGGATGGGCTGGGAAAGAAAAAGGGGTGCTTTGGTAGAACTAAATGAACTCCTTACAGAATCAAAAAGCACATCTTATAGCATTATTTCAGGAGATTTATCTCATATCATAGGTAAGATCAAATATGTTATTACTATTGATGCAGATACTATTTTGCCAATGGATTCAGCAAAAAAATTGATTGGAACTATAGCTCATCCATTGAATAGAGGGATTTTGAATAAAGAAAAAGGAATTGTAGAAGAAGGCTATGGATTGATTCAACCTCGAATTAGTGTTGATGTGGAAAGCGCTAGTAAATCTACATTTACAAGAGTTTTTGCAGGACAGGGAGGGATTGATCCTTATACGACTGCTTCTTCAGATGTATATCAGGATTTATTTGGAGAAGGTATATTTACAGGAAAAGGAATATATGATCTTTCATTATTTCATGAAACTTTAAGAGATGCAATCCCGGATAATACAGTACTTAGTCATGATTTGTTGGAGGGGAGCTATGTAAGAGTAGCCCTTACTACAGATATTGAATTGATTGATGGTTATCCATCAAGATACAGTTCATTTATGATGCGGCTGCACAGATGGATTAGGGGAGATTGGCAGCTCATTAGATATTTATTTCCTACAATAAAAAATAGGATGGGAAAAGCAGTAAACAATCCCCTATCTAAATTATCTAAGTGGAAGATGCTTGATAATTTAAGAAGAAGTCTTGTTTCTGTAAGCTTGTTATTTTTGTTTATTTTTGGGCTTATAGCTTTTCCTGGGAAATCTTTTGTTTGGGTTGGATTTGGACTCTTTACAATATTTTTTCCTTGTTTTATAGAGAGTTTAAATAATTTGCTTAATAAATATTATAAGACTACAAGGGAAAGAACTAATGGTAATCTCATATATGGGCTTAGAGCTGTTTGCTATCAAGCATTGCTTAACTTTATATTTTTACCTTACCATGCCTTTATGATGCTTGATGGCATTGTAAGAACTTTATATCGTGTATATATTTCAAAGAAAAACTTGTTAGAATGGACTACAGCAGCAGATGTGGAGAAAAGATTAAAAAACGATACGGTAAGCTTTATAAAAAGAATGAAGGTATCTATTTTTATATCAATTTTCCTTTGGCTGCTTGTATGGGCAATACTCCCTAATCATTTGGTATATGCTACAGTCATAGGCTTTGTATGGGCAGTATCTCCTGTTATTGCTTATATTGTCAGCAAGGAAGCTGTTAAAAAGACTCAATTAAATGATGAAGATGCAGCTATACTAAGAAGGCTAGCAAGAAAGACATGGAGCTACTATGAAGATTTTGCAGGAGAGCTTGATAATTATCTTCCACCAGATAATTATCAAGAAGACCCTCCTAATGGCATAGCTCATAGGACATCTCCAACTAATATTGGATTTTTACTATTAGCTACTTTGTCTGCTAGAGATTTTGGTTATATTTCAACTACAAAAATGGTAGAACGGATTGAAAGAACATTGTCTACTATTGAAAGGTTAGAAACATGGAAAGGACATTTATATAATTGGTATGATACAAAAACATTAGAAGTATTAAGACCATTCTTTGTTTCAACTGTTGATAGTGGGAATTTGATTGGATATATGATCACCTTAAAGGAGGGGCTTTTAGAATATATAAAAAGACCTATTCTCGATAAAAATATATTATTAGGGATCAAAGATACATTATCTCTAACAAAGGAAGCATCATATATAGAAAATATATCATTAATTTTGGAAAAGGAACAATTAACTTTAAAAGACTGGAAACAGTTGTTTAATGATTTTGAAAATATGGATAAATCATCTTATTGGCATAAAAAGCTTTACAATATGATAGATGATTTCAAAAAAGAGATTGATTTATTTTTTGTAGCTACAAAAGTAAATGAAAAAGGGTATGAAAAATTAAAAGAAAAATTAGAGGCTATTAACGGGGCAGTATCATTAATAGAGCTCAATAGTATTTATAAAGAAATCCTTGAAGATATCAATAAAATTTCAAAGAAAAACAGTCAAGGAGCTTTAATAGCACTTAAAAATAGAATATTTACTGCTAATGAGTATATTGAAGAAAAAATTGGACAAATTAAAAATTTAATCACAAGGATAGAGAGAATCATAGAGGCTACAGATTTTACTGAGTTGTATGATACAAAACAAAATTTATTTTCTATAGGATACAATGTAAAAGAGGAAAATCTTGTAAATTCATATTATGATTTATTGGCTTCAGAAGCAAGGCTTACAAGCTATATTGCTATTGCAAGAAAGGAAGTACCTAAAAAACATTGGGCAAAGTTAGGAAGAGCCTTGTCTGTCGTAGATGGGTATAGGGGCTTAGTTTCATGGACAGGAACTATGTTTGAATATTTCATGCCTCCACTTATTATGAAAAGCTATCAGAATACATTGCTAGATGAAACATATGGAACTGTTATAAAGGCACAGAAAAAATATGGACAAAAGAGGAATGTTCCTTGGGGCACTTCAGAATCTGGTTACTATGCTTTTGATATTAATTTAAATTATCAATATAAAGCTTTTGGTGTTCCAGACCTTGGGCTGAAGAGAGGGCTTATTCATGACATGGTTATATCACCGTATTCAACTCTTTTAGCTCTTCCTTTTGATGATAAAGAAGCTATGAAAAATATAAAAAGACTTATAGCTGATGGTGTAGAAGGAGACTATGGCTTTTATGAAGCAATAGATTATACACCAGAGAGATTGCCCTTTGGAAAGAAGAAAGGAATTATCAAAAGCTTTATGGCTCATCATCAAGGAATGGGATTTTTGGCTCTTAATAATTATTTAAATGAAAACATCATGCAAAAAAGATTTCATGGAGATCCTGTAATGAAATCAGCAGAAGTTTTACTACAAGAAAAAACTCCTATAAGAGTAATCATTACAAAACAATATAAAGAACCTATAGAGCCTTTGGAAGCACCTAAAAAAGAAGAGATTTATGTAGTGAGAAAATATAGGGATTTAGATAGTATAATCCCTAGATGCCATATACTGTCAAATGGAAGATATTCTATTATGATTACTGATGGAGGTAGTGGATATAGCAAAAAAGAAAATATACAGATTACTAGATGGAGAGAGGATAGATTAACAGAAAGATATGGAAGTTATATTTTCTTGAAAAACTTAAATACAAATAAAGTATATACATCTGCTTTTGATCCAATGAATGTGGAATCTGATGGTTATGAAGTAATATTTTCTTTAGATAAAGCAGAATTTATGCGAACAGATGATAATATAGATACCCATACAGAAATTGTTGTATCTTCAGAAGATGATGCAGAAATCAGAAAGGTAACATTAACAAATCATGGAAATGAAGTGGTAGTAATGGAGCTTACAAGTTATTTTGAAATTGTTTTGGCATCACAGGCAGCAGATATGGCTCATCCAGCATTTAGCAATTTATTTATCAGAACAGAACCTATTCTTTCTTATGACAGTATTATTGCTTCGAGAAGACCAAGACTTGAAGAAAAAAATACTGTATGGATGTGTCATACCATGATAGTAGATGGAGAAACTGTTGGAAACTTAGAATATGAAACTAATCGAGGAAATTTTATTGGAAGAGGAAGACATATAGGAAATCCATTTGCCCTTTCTAATTCTCTTACGAATACAACAGGACCTGTACTCGATCCGATTATGAGCTTAAGAAGAAAAGTAAAAATAGATCCGGGAAAAAGCGTAGTTGTATCTTTTATCACATCAATAATAAGTAGTAGAGAAGAAGCTATAGATATGGCAAGAAAATACCATGATCTTTCATCTATCAATAGAGCTTTTAACTTAGCTTATACAAGAAGTATTATAGAGACTTCTTATTTGAATTTAAAGGCTGAGGAAATAGAGGTATATCAAGATATGATTCCACACATTTTGTACTTAAGTCCTCATAGGAGAAAATACGAGGAAATATTAAGACAAAATAAAAAGGGTCAATCAGGACTTTGGGCTTATGGTATATCAGGTGATATTCCTATTGTATTAGTAAGTATTAGTCGCAAAGAGGATATACATATTGTTCATGAAGCATTAAAAGCCCATGAATACTGGAAAATAAAGGGGCTTTCTGTAGACTTAATTATATTCAATGAAGATAAAAGCAGCTATTTACAGCCTCTACAAGAGCTTCTCAATGAAACAGTATTTTCAAAATATGGCCATGATATAATGAATAAATCAGGAGGCATATATATAAGAAATGCTAATATTATGCCAGAAGAAGATCGTAATCTTCTTTATACAGTAGCTAGAATAGTTCTAAAAGGAGAAAAAGGATCTATTCGTCAGCAAATTGAAATGAATGATAAAGCTATAAATGCTTTTAAAGAAAAAGATTTTAAAGGAGAAAATGTATCGTATACAAGCTATGATGAACCATTAAGTGTAGATTATTTTAATGGATATGGGGGCTTTAGCAAAGATGGAATGGAGTATATCATAAGACTTAAAGAAGGATGCAATACCCCTGCTCCGTGGATGAATGTCATTGCTAATGAAAATTTTGGTTTTCAAATTACAGAGAATGGATCTGGCTTTACATGGGCTGAAAATAGCCGAGAAAATAAATTAACACCGTGGTCAAATGATCCTATAACAGATCCACCGAGTGAAGTGATTTATATAAGAGATGAAGATTGTGGGAAATATTGGTCTATCACACCTCTTCCAATCAGAGAAAAGGAAAGCTATACTATAAGACACGGTATTGGTTATTCAACATTTACCCATAACAGCAATGGTATTGTGCAGAAGCTTAATGTATTTGTGCCGAAGAGTGAATCTGTTAAGATCAGTTTTATAAAATTAAAAAATAATTCTAATACTAAAAAGAGTTTGTCTAGTGTTTATTATATAAGACCTGTACTTGGTGTGAGTGATCAGATTACCCAGCAGTATATTACTACACAAATGGATGAAAAAAGAGAGGTTCTTCTCATTAAAAATAAATATAATACTGATTTTCCAGAAAGCTGTGCATTTATTGCTTCATCAGAAAAAATATTAACATATACAGGAGATAGAGAAGAATTTGTGGGAAAAAGAGAGGATTTAAGTAATCCGAAGGCTTTAAGAAGAGAAAATCTGTCAAATAGTGTTGGTGCAGGCTTTGATCCTTGTGCTGCAATACAAATATTTATTGAGCTATCACCTGGTGAAGAAAAAGAATTTGTATTCTTACTTGGACATGCAAAAAATATAGAGAAGCTTGATAAAATTATTGAAAGCTATAAAGAAGTTAAAAGTTGTAAAAATGCATTGAATGAAGTAAAAAGCTACTGGAAGGAAATTTTAGGAACTATTAAAGTAAAAACTCCAGATAAATCTATGGATTTACTAATAAACTATTGGTTAATGTATCAGACAATTGCTTGTAGACTTTGGGCAAGATCGGCATTTTATCAATCAGGAGGTGCTTATGGCTTTCGTGATCAGCTTCAGGATGCAATGAATGCTATGCCTGTAATGCCAGAAGCTTTAAGAAAGCAAATTCTTCTTCATTGTGCACACCAATTTGTAGAAGGTGACGTACAGCACTGGTGGCATCCGGGGGCTGGAGAAAAAGGCATACGCACTAAGTTTTCTGATGATTTGCTATGGCTTCCTCTTGCTATAGCAGAATACGTAGAGTATACAGGCGATACTACAATACTATATGAACAAGTTCATTTTTTAGAGGATAATCTTCTAAATGAAGAGGAAGATGAAAGATATGGAATTCCTAAAATTTCTGAAGAAAAAGCTTCCGTTTATGAACATTGTATAAGAGCTATTGAAAGAGGACTTAGAGTTGGAGAACATGGAATTCCTCTCATGGGCTCAGGAGATTGGAACGATGGAATGAATACTGTGGGCAATAAAGGAAAAGGAGAAAGTATTTGGCTAGGTTGGTTTCTTTATGATATTCTAAATAAATTCTCTAATATTTGTGAGAAAATGAAAGAGCCAGATCGTGCTAGGAGATATTTAGAAGCATCAAAGGATATTGCAAAATCAATAGAAGAAAATGCATGGGATGGTGAATGGTATAGACGTGCATATTTTGATGATGGAAGACCACTAGGCTCTATAGAAAATACAGAATGCATGATAGATTCTTTAGCACAATCGTGGGCAGTTATTTCAAGAGGTGGGAGAGAAGAACGCAAAAAAATAGCAATGAATTCTGCTGAAAGACATTTGGTAAAAAGGGAAGAAGGAATGATTCTTTTGTTTACGCCACCATTTGATGAAAGTGATTTGAATCCTGGATACATTAAAGGATATGTGCCGGGAGTAAGAGAGAATGGAGGACAGTACACCCATGCAGCAACTTGGGTCATTAATGCTTTTGCTATGATGGGAGATGGAGACAAGGCATGGGAGCTATATAATATGATAAATCCAATAAACCATACAAGAACTCCTATTGAGTGTGCTACTTATAAAGTAGAACCATATGTGATGGCAGCGGATGTATATGCAGTAAATCCTCATACTGGAAGAGGTGGCTGGACTTGGTATACAGGAGCTGCTGGTTGGATGTATCGAGTAGGACTTGAATATATATTAGGGGTAAAGAAAAAAGGAGATATCCTTTATATCAACCCTTGTATTCCAAAGGAATGGAAGGAGTATACAATAAAGTATAAATATAAAGCTACGGATTATCATATTATTGTGAAAAATCCAAAAGGGGTCAATATGCATATAGATAAGATAATCATAGATGGTGCAATAAATAAAGAAAAAAATATTCCTTTAGTAGATGATAAAGCAATACATAAGGTAGAAGTAATTTTAGGATAA